The Primulina eburnea isolate SZY01 chromosome 6, ASM2296580v1, whole genome shotgun sequence genome contains a region encoding:
- the LOC140834958 gene encoding F-box/LRR-repeat protein At4g14103-like yields the protein MDTIQKHFKSIEKVPANEIPPDDDGRDGDEMDRISDMPNEILCHILSFLPTKYAVATSILSTKWKNLLPFIPNLRLHLDDSLLLNQQSPSSTNLISFMNFVNRLLNVTLSDVPSINAFCLICQNLSDGLCISNWVSAAICLNAKRIDLRVRHLKNANALFDSLYGCKIVSLNLFLYFVDHNLECRFNLPNLKILSIQFMKYKESNVLLEGCPMLEYLLVYNCYCYPGDILRICIPSLKVLKLVNDFYCLEGKIELEAPKLEELNYRGFLANRYLAKNLKCLQIAQLDLDQSISQYPFEFNEHASELIKVCSNVVKLFLSEKIIIMLQHLPHLLPRFPNLVTLAVKNLNSSGWELLPSLLECAPNLKNLLIKDGFDMECFEIFKDSLPESLSINLSQQGEKGFLLEICREPRTIEPDKITGNLV from the exons ATGGATACGATCCAAAAGCATTTTAAGTCTATTGAAAAAGTACCAGCAAATGAAATACCCCCGGATGATGATGGTCGAGATGGTGATGAAATGGATAGAATAAGCGATATGCCCAATGAAATCCTCTGTCACATCCTATCGTTCCTGCCCACAAAATATGCGGTTGCCACCTCTATCCTCTCCACCAAATGGAAAAATCTACTCCCTTTCATACCAAATCTTAGACTCCACCTGGATGACTCGTTATTATTAAATCAACAATCACCCTCCAGCACCAATCTGATCAGTTTTATGAATTTTGTTAATAGATTATTAAATGTCACTTTGTCTGACGTTCCTTCTATCAATGCCTTCTGTCTGATTTGTCAAAACTTGAGTGATGGGTTATGCATTTCCAATTGGGTTAGTGCTGCTATTTGTCTTAATGCCAAGAGGATTGATCTCCGGGTCCGTCATCTTAAGAATGCCAATGCTTTGTTCGACAGTCTTTATGGGTGCAAGATAGTGTCTCTGAATCTCTTCCTATACTTTGTTGACCATAATCTTGAATGCAGGTTCAATCTACCGAACCTTAAAATACTCTCCATTCAATTCATGAAATATAAGGAATCAAATGTTCTTCTGGAAGGCTGTCCAATGCTCGAGTATTTGTTGGTATATAATTGCTATTGTTACCCTGGAGACATACTTAGGATCTGCATTCCTTCCCTTAAAGTTTTGAAATTAGTTAATGACTTTTACTGTCTTGAGGGTAAAATCGAGCTTGAAGCTCCAAAGCTTGAAGAGTTGAACTATCGTGGGTTCTTGGCAAATCGTTATTTGGCAAAAAACCTGAAATGTCTTCAGATAGCTCAGCTAGATCTTGATCAAAGTATCAGCCAATATCCATTCGAGTTCAATGAACATGCTTCTGAGCTGATAAAAGTCTGCTCGAATGTCGTGAAGTTGTTCTTGTCAGAAAAGATCATCATA ATGTTGCAACATTTGCCTCATCTACTGCCCCGGTTTCCTAATCTTGTCACTTTGGCTGTAAAAAATTTGAATTCTAGTGGATGGGAACTGCTACCCAGCTTACTTGAGTGTGCACCCAATCTCAAGAATTTGCTTATTAAAGAT GGTTTTGACATGGAATGCTTTGAAATTTTCAAGGATTCCCTACCGGAATCATTGTCCATTAACTTGTCACAACAGGGAGAAAAAGGTTTTCTTCTGGAGATCTGTAGGGAACCAAGAACCATTGAGCCAGATAAGATAACGGGGAATCTCGTTTGA
- the LOC140834959 gene encoding uncharacterized protein — translation MSAIVCGKRSFFEDTDSVATSPTSASPPVYKKFRCSSATSPVRFSYSPPISPVPFDQLKALFPDMETQLIENALEKYGDDLDSAVKSLHELRLVYKGNLGSTSEEDANFQNDDTPTEGDPFPVEEPKVQNHLPVDGAGWVDFFVREMISSTSIDDARTRAARVLESLEKSISARAGVEAAQNFLKENMILKEQIEALLRENVILKRAVAIQHERQKEHDERNQEVQQLKLLVTQYQEQLRTLEVNNYALKLHLRQAEQSNSIPGHFHPDIF, via the exons ATGTCTGCTATTGTTTGTGGGAAGAGATCGTTCTTCGAGGATACCGATTCTGTAGCGACATCGCCAACTTCTGCTTCGCCACCGGTTTACAAGAAGTTCCGATGCTCTTCGGCCACGTCTCCTGTTAGATTCTCTTACTCACCTCCTATTTCTCCTGTTCCATTTGATCAGCTCAAGGCTTTGTTTCCTGATATGGAAACTCAG CTTATTGAGAATGCCTTGGAAAAGTATGGTGATGACTTAGATTCTGCTGTTAAGAGCCTTCACGAGCTTCGTCTTGTATACAAGGGCAACTTGGGCTCCACTTCTGAAGAAGATGCAAATTTTCAAAATG ATGATACACCAACTGAAGGGGATCCATTCCCTGTGGAGGAGCCTAAAGTTCAAAACCACCTTCCTGTAGATGGTGCTGGATGGGTGGACTTTTTTGTTCGGGAGATGATAAGCTCAACTAGCATAGATGATGCTAGAACCCGGGCAGCTAGAGTATTGGAGAGTCTGGAGAAATCTATCAGCGCTCGGGCTGGTGTTGAAGCAGCTCAAAATTTCCTTAAG GAAAATATGATACTTAAGGAACAAATTGAGGCCCTTCTTCGAGAgaatgtcatcctcaaacgagcAGTAGCCATCCAGCATGAACGTCAAAAAGAGCACGATGAGAGGAACCAGGAAGTGCAGCAATTGAAGCTGTTGGTGACTCAATATCAAGAGCAGCTGCGGACTCTTGAG GTGAACAATTATGCATTGAAACTGCATTTACGCCAGGCTGAGCAGAGCAACTCAATACCTGGGCATTTTCACCCAGACATATTTTAA